A stretch of Spirosoma oryzicola DNA encodes these proteins:
- a CDS encoding LptF/LptG family permease, with amino-acid sequence MKLLDWYILKRFLQTYLFVVMVIVLVVVMIDYTEKVDNFHKNNAPASEILGSYYLNFIPYWANYISPLMVFIATVFLTSRLAARTEIIAILSSGVSFIRLLFPYVLGASILAVVTYFMVNYVIPKANKTRINFEIKYINDAFTYSRRNVHIKIAPDTYAYLESYNNQSNTGYRFTLERVEGNELKQKLTADHIEWDKKKKKWGVYDYKIRTINGLQETLTPGARLDTTLNLKPDDFGSDFNLYETLTRPELNRHIDLLVSRGSDGVETYLLEKYSRDTRPFAIIILTVIGVIMSARKSRRGVGWQVALGFFLAFTYLLFFMLAKGIAESGNLNPVVAVWLPNAIFTVVGVFLYNTIPR; translated from the coding sequence ATGAAACTGTTAGACTGGTATATACTCAAACGTTTCCTGCAAACCTATCTCTTCGTGGTGATGGTGATTGTGCTGGTTGTCGTTATGATCGATTACACCGAAAAGGTGGACAATTTCCATAAGAACAATGCCCCCGCCAGCGAAATCTTGGGGAGTTATTACCTTAATTTTATTCCCTATTGGGCCAACTACATCAGCCCACTAATGGTCTTTATTGCGACCGTGTTCCTGACCTCACGGTTAGCCGCCCGCACCGAGATTATCGCAATTCTGAGCAGTGGTGTCAGTTTCATTCGTTTGCTGTTTCCGTACGTACTCGGCGCGTCAATCCTGGCAGTAGTGACGTATTTTATGGTCAACTACGTCATTCCGAAGGCCAACAAGACCCGAATTAACTTCGAGATAAAATACATCAACGACGCTTTCACCTACTCCCGTCGCAATGTTCATATCAAGATTGCGCCCGATACCTACGCGTATCTGGAGAGTTATAACAACCAAAGTAATACGGGTTATCGATTCACGCTGGAACGCGTTGAAGGAAATGAGCTAAAGCAAAAACTTACCGCCGATCACATTGAGTGGGATAAGAAGAAAAAGAAGTGGGGCGTGTACGACTATAAAATTCGGACGATCAACGGCTTACAGGAAACCTTGACGCCCGGTGCCCGACTGGATACCACGCTCAATCTGAAGCCCGACGATTTCGGCTCCGATTTCAACCTATACGAAACACTGACTCGTCCAGAGTTAAACAGACACATCGACTTACTCGTCAGTCGTGGTTCGGACGGTGTAGAAACCTACCTGTTGGAGAAGTACAGCCGCGATACGCGCCCGTTTGCCATTATCATCCTGACGGTAATTGGCGTCATCATGTCGGCCCGTAAAAGTCGCCGGGGCGTGGGTTGGCAGGTGGCGCTGGGCTTCTTCCTAGCCTTTACGTATCTTTTGTTTTTCATGCTGGCGAAGGGGATTGCCGAATCGGGCAACCTGAATCCGGTTGTGGCAGTCTGGCTGCCAAATGCTATTTTTACGGTCGTCGGCGTATTTCTGTATAATACAATTCCGAGGTAA
- a CDS encoding gluconate 2-dehydrogenase subunit 3 family protein, translated as MAMAAGALISLPAWANSWTSETVQLTSKFLSSSQDDLLAQIVETIIPVTDTPGAKALNVHQFIQKIVADCYDKPAQETFLNGLTAIDEQAQKTFGKPFREGDATQRTALLTQFSQSTLPAQKDFYSMVKGMTIRGYLNSEYVMTNLTHYQFIPGHYYGCVPVPTKAISQTPTK; from the coding sequence ATGGCGATGGCCGCCGGGGCTCTCATCAGCCTGCCAGCCTGGGCCAATAGCTGGACCTCCGAAACTGTTCAGTTAACCAGCAAATTTCTTTCGTCCAGTCAAGACGACTTACTCGCCCAGATTGTCGAAACCATCATCCCGGTTACCGATACCCCAGGCGCCAAAGCCCTGAATGTGCATCAGTTTATCCAAAAGATTGTAGCTGATTGCTACGATAAGCCCGCGCAGGAAACGTTCCTGAATGGGTTGACGGCGATAGACGAACAAGCGCAGAAAACATTCGGTAAACCGTTTCGGGAGGGCGATGCAACGCAGCGTACGGCGCTGCTGACCCAGTTTTCGCAATCCACGCTACCCGCGCAGAAAGACTTCTATTCGATGGTGAAAGGCATGACCATTCGGGGATACTTGAACTCGGAGTATGTTATGACCAACCTGACTCACTACCAGTTTATCCCCGGCCACTATTACGGCTGTGTTCCTGTACCAACCAAGGCGATTTCACAAACTCCGACTAAATAA
- a CDS encoding GMC oxidoreductase produces the protein MANLNIDAKAQNTYDAIVIGSGISGGWAAKELTGKGLRTLVLERGRDVRHVTDYPTTMTQPWEFEHRGQLTKEVKDANPIISKCYAFYEGTQQFFVKDAEHPYIQEKPFDWIRGYQVGGKSLMWARQTQRWSDFDFEGPARDGFAVDWPIRYADLAPWYSYVERFAGITGNKDGLATLPDGEFLPPHEWNCVEKHFQQKVAGRYKDRHVIMGRAAHITKPQPIHLQQGRAQCQHRTICERGCPFGGYFSSNSSTIPWAARTGKMTLRPDSVVHSIIYDEQKGRATGVRIIDANTKQMQEFYAHIIFLNAAALNSNLVLLNSTSHRFPNGLGNDSGVLGKYVAFHNYRAGISAQYDGNLDSTTDGRRPNGPYIPRFRNVYKQETDFLRGYAAGFSANRVSRSNQDGIGADLKQSLLNPELGGWSVGSHMMGETIPKETNYVALDANQKDPFGIPQLKISIAYDDNDDKMVKDYQEQMTEMFTAAGFTNIRVRDDRRNPGLDIHEMGGVRMGKDPKTSMLNKWNQLHAVKNVFVTDGSSMTSTSTQNPSLTYMAMSARSVDYAVKAMKKGLV, from the coding sequence ATGGCAAATCTGAATATTGACGCTAAAGCACAGAACACCTACGACGCGATCGTAATTGGGTCGGGTATCAGTGGGGGCTGGGCCGCTAAAGAACTTACCGGTAAAGGGCTTCGTACGCTTGTTCTGGAACGGGGTCGGGATGTTCGGCACGTGACCGATTACCCAACGACCATGACGCAGCCCTGGGAGTTTGAACACCGGGGGCAGCTAACCAAAGAAGTAAAGGATGCCAATCCGATCATTAGCAAGTGCTATGCTTTTTACGAAGGGACGCAGCAGTTTTTCGTGAAAGACGCCGAACACCCGTACATTCAGGAGAAGCCGTTCGACTGGATTCGGGGCTATCAGGTAGGGGGAAAATCGCTGATGTGGGCGCGGCAAACGCAACGGTGGAGCGACTTCGATTTTGAAGGTCCGGCTCGTGACGGTTTTGCGGTTGACTGGCCCATTCGTTACGCCGATCTGGCTCCCTGGTACAGCTATGTCGAACGCTTTGCGGGGATTACCGGTAATAAAGACGGGCTCGCTACGCTACCCGATGGCGAGTTTCTGCCGCCCCACGAATGGAACTGTGTAGAAAAGCATTTCCAGCAGAAAGTAGCAGGTCGTTACAAAGATCGTCACGTAATTATGGGTCGGGCGGCCCATATTACCAAGCCTCAGCCGATTCATTTGCAACAAGGTCGGGCACAGTGTCAGCACCGGACCATTTGTGAGCGTGGCTGTCCGTTTGGTGGATATTTCAGCAGCAATTCATCAACGATCCCCTGGGCTGCCAGAACCGGTAAAATGACCCTGCGTCCAGACTCGGTCGTTCACTCGATTATTTACGATGAGCAGAAGGGGCGGGCAACTGGCGTTCGGATCATTGATGCCAACACGAAGCAGATGCAGGAGTTTTATGCCCACATTATTTTCCTGAATGCGGCAGCGTTGAACTCAAACCTGGTTCTGCTGAACTCAACCTCGCATCGTTTTCCGAACGGATTAGGTAACGACAGCGGTGTACTGGGTAAATACGTTGCTTTCCACAACTACCGGGCCGGTATTTCAGCGCAATATGACGGCAACCTCGATTCGACCACCGATGGCCGTCGTCCAAACGGTCCGTATATTCCGCGTTTCCGTAACGTCTACAAGCAGGAGACCGACTTTCTGCGGGGTTACGCGGCTGGGTTCTCTGCCAATCGTGTTTCGCGCTCAAACCAGGATGGTATTGGAGCCGACTTAAAGCAAAGTCTGCTCAATCCCGAATTAGGTGGTTGGTCCGTGGGTTCGCACATGATGGGCGAAACGATTCCGAAAGAAACGAACTACGTTGCGCTCGACGCCAATCAAAAAGATCCGTTTGGTATTCCGCAGCTAAAAATCTCGATTGCTTACGATGATAACGATGACAAAATGGTCAAAGATTATCAGGAGCAGATGACCGAAATGTTTACGGCGGCTGGTTTTACCAATATCCGGGTGCGCGACGACCGCCGGAATCCAGGACTGGATATCCACGAAATGGGTGGCGTTCGGATGGGTAAAGATCCTAAAACGTCGATGCTCAACAAGTGGAATCAGCTCCACGCCGTTAAGAATGTGTTTGTAACCGATGGTTCGAGTATGACCTCAACCTCGACGCAAAACCCATCGCTAACCTACATGGCCATGAGCGCCCGTTCGGTCGATTATGCAGTGAAAGCCATGAAAAAAGGCTTAGTGTAG
- a CDS encoding glycosyltransferase: protein MDTRTNSLPDQINVVIPLFNDWLAVGLLIERIRSVVDASIQNRLAFLIVDDCSAINYDTLPTGVGKSLSILRLFRNVGHQKAIALGIAYLADQPDQYPTIVMDSDGEDRPEDIVQLVERGIEKPGHVVFAHRAKRHESLMFRTFYIVYKSVFQLLTGKVITFGNFSLVPAGQLRKLAHVSEIWNNYPGGVIRSRLPYTAIPLERGRRLAGESKMNFVSLVLHGLSAVSVLIDTTAMRLVLFCMMMLVVSIFGISIVLFLKFFTNTSTPGWTSNLIFSFLIVILQAFLISLLLVFMVLSYRTQIQFIPAKQFGDFVERVERVY, encoded by the coding sequence TTGGACACTAGAACCAATTCACTGCCTGATCAGATTAATGTTGTCATACCACTTTTCAACGATTGGCTGGCAGTAGGGCTGCTAATTGAGCGTATTCGGTCAGTGGTCGATGCGTCGATACAGAACCGGCTTGCTTTTTTAATCGTAGATGACTGCTCGGCCATCAATTACGATACGTTACCCACCGGAGTCGGAAAATCCTTATCCATACTACGGCTGTTTCGGAACGTTGGCCACCAGAAAGCCATCGCCTTAGGCATTGCTTATTTGGCCGATCAGCCGGATCAATACCCCACTATTGTGATGGATTCCGACGGCGAAGACCGCCCGGAAGACATTGTGCAACTGGTGGAGCGAGGTATCGAAAAGCCGGGCCATGTTGTATTCGCGCATCGGGCCAAACGTCACGAAAGCCTTATGTTCCGGACGTTTTACATTGTTTATAAGTCTGTTTTCCAGTTATTGACGGGTAAGGTAATTACCTTTGGCAATTTTAGTCTGGTTCCAGCCGGTCAGTTGCGAAAACTAGCCCATGTCTCCGAAATCTGGAATAATTATCCGGGGGGTGTCATTCGCTCACGGCTTCCGTATACCGCTATTCCGCTCGAACGGGGTCGTCGCCTGGCTGGTGAATCGAAGATGAATTTCGTGTCGCTGGTACTGCATGGCCTGAGTGCCGTCTCGGTACTGATCGACACAACCGCCATGCGACTCGTACTTTTTTGCATGATGATGCTTGTTGTGTCGATCTTTGGAATAAGTATTGTCTTGTTTTTAAAGTTTTTCACCAATACATCAACGCCCGGCTGGACGAGTAATCTGATCTTTTCGTTTTTGATTGTTATTCTCCAGGCATTCCTGATTTCATTGCTGCTCGTGTTCATGGTGCTGTCGTACCGAACACAGATCCAGTTTATTCCCGCCAAACAGTTTGGCGATTTTGTCGAGCGCGTTGAGCGCGTGTATTAA
- a CDS encoding DUF6056 family protein, whose translation MTTSSPLARSVSFLLLFFSIVIALPLIALSFYNHPSPTDDYCFANTSMRYGFWQSQQIYYDGWSGRFFHNFLVHGSPLTFGWYAGYKIYPIVLLALLALSFYAFASQWLHNPFDATVKLALAAGLFVGFVATLTSLSEYLYWYAGMACYSLSSVFLLFLLATLLAHKRSGFGWHIGYIAVESLLILGIIGSSETSMVMVMSVLGLLALGELIQRRRLSFTTLTLLVVGAIGCYYLISAPGNAVRMGSNPNSRDIPLTLLSSLRFAVGYVTRQIFLTPLLPLSLLYIPIAYRLTANRPLPAYLRLHPLLALLHGSATVLVLISLHFYAVGIAPAYRLVNLINLVFWLSWGYNLTLWVAVLRDRIHPQLGQRFVRPVAMGALVWTGLSAGFGPVLPLAYGDWLSGRAARYDQAMQDRYNQMTQSGTDTALVTPLPVYPASMFMEDVKEDPKHLWNRCWADYYHKQTIVLQDNPTSPTH comes from the coding sequence ATGACTACATCTTCGCCACTGGCGCGTTCTGTCTCGTTCTTGCTTTTGTTTTTTTCGATTGTCATTGCGTTGCCGCTGATTGCCTTGTCGTTTTACAATCACCCCTCACCCACCGACGATTATTGTTTTGCCAATACGTCGATGCGATACGGTTTCTGGCAATCACAGCAAATCTATTATGACGGATGGAGCGGTCGTTTTTTTCACAACTTTCTGGTTCATGGTAGCCCGCTGACCTTTGGCTGGTACGCTGGTTACAAGATCTACCCCATTGTTTTGCTGGCGTTACTGGCACTAAGTTTTTACGCTTTCGCGAGTCAGTGGCTACACAACCCGTTTGATGCCACGGTCAAACTAGCACTAGCTGCCGGTCTTTTTGTGGGCTTTGTCGCCACGTTGACGAGCCTATCCGAATATTTGTACTGGTACGCGGGAATGGCCTGCTACAGTCTGTCCAGCGTTTTTCTGCTATTTTTGTTAGCCACACTACTCGCGCACAAACGAAGCGGTTTTGGCTGGCACATCGGCTATATAGCCGTCGAGAGCCTGCTTATTCTGGGTATTATTGGCTCCAGCGAGACAAGCATGGTTATGGTTATGTCGGTCCTGGGCTTGCTAGCACTGGGCGAACTGATCCAGCGTCGTCGCTTATCGTTTACGACGCTGACGCTGCTGGTTGTGGGAGCCATTGGTTGTTACTACCTGATCTCCGCACCGGGTAATGCCGTTCGGATGGGCTCGAACCCCAACAGCCGGGATATTCCGCTTACGTTGCTGTCGTCGCTCCGATTTGCGGTAGGGTACGTGACGCGTCAGATTTTTCTAACTCCTCTGCTCCCCTTATCGCTGTTGTACATTCCTATCGCCTACCGGCTTACGGCTAACCGGCCTTTACCAGCTTACCTGCGCTTACACCCCTTGCTCGCATTGCTGCATGGTTCGGCAACGGTACTGGTACTGATTTCGCTGCACTTCTACGCAGTAGGCATAGCACCCGCCTATCGGCTGGTTAACCTCATCAATTTAGTGTTCTGGCTGAGTTGGGGGTATAACCTGACGCTTTGGGTAGCCGTTTTACGCGACCGCATCCATCCGCAACTAGGTCAACGATTTGTCCGTCCGGTCGCCATGGGCGCACTCGTGTGGACGGGACTTTCGGCTGGCTTTGGGCCGGTGCTTCCGCTTGCCTACGGTGACTGGCTTAGCGGTCGGGCGGCTCGTTACGACCAGGCGATGCAGGATCGGTATAACCAGATGACCCAATCAGGCACCGACACGGCGCTGGTTACTCCGTTACCGGTTTATCCGGCTTCTATGTTCATGGAAGATGTCAAAGAAGACCCAAAGCACCTGTGGAACCGCTGCTGGGCCGATTATTACCACAAACAGACGATTGTTCTCCAGGACAATCCGACTTCCCCTACTCACTAA
- a CDS encoding DMT family transporter produces MSQKPTFTDYFQLHFIVLIWGFTAILGKLLEPLDSSAVVLFRTLLAVLGLGIVLVVRRQNLHVSSTDRWRLLATGGLIGLHWVLFFAAARLSNVSVCLAGMATSSLWASLLEPLILRRRIQLIEVVLGGVVMAGLYLIFQFEFDKIAGLVVAMAAAMLSSLFTIINSRFTQRYDALVISFYEMIGASIGALGLWFIARMVDPLEANPPIQYVPHTPLQWLWLLILSLVCTVYAYTVGVRLLRKFSPYMAVLTVNLEPVYGILLAVLIFGNAERMTAGFYLGTLVILAAVVAYPLWNNRPRKVKSQQPTPL; encoded by the coding sequence ATGTCCCAAAAGCCCACGTTTACCGATTATTTTCAGCTTCACTTCATTGTGCTGATCTGGGGCTTCACGGCCATTCTGGGCAAGCTCCTGGAACCTCTCGATTCGTCGGCGGTCGTTTTGTTCCGAACCCTACTGGCTGTACTTGGATTAGGAATTGTACTGGTGGTCCGTCGCCAGAATCTGCACGTTTCTTCTACCGACCGCTGGCGACTGCTGGCAACCGGCGGTCTTATTGGCTTGCACTGGGTCTTGTTTTTCGCAGCGGCCCGACTGTCAAACGTGTCGGTCTGTCTGGCCGGTATGGCCACCAGTTCCTTGTGGGCAAGTCTGCTGGAACCGCTGATCCTGCGCCGACGCATCCAACTGATTGAGGTTGTGCTGGGTGGAGTTGTTATGGCGGGTTTGTACCTGATCTTTCAATTTGAGTTCGACAAAATAGCGGGTCTAGTCGTGGCTATGGCTGCGGCTATGTTGTCGTCACTATTTACGATCATTAACAGCCGTTTCACGCAACGATACGATGCGCTGGTCATTTCGTTTTACGAGATGATCGGAGCTTCCATCGGGGCGCTTGGTTTGTGGTTCATTGCCCGGATGGTCGACCCCCTCGAAGCCAATCCTCCGATTCAATACGTACCGCACACACCCTTGCAATGGCTTTGGCTGTTGATCCTATCATTGGTCTGTACGGTATACGCGTATACGGTTGGGGTACGACTGTTGCGTAAGTTTTCACCGTACATGGCCGTTTTAACTGTAAATTTGGAGCCGGTGTATGGGATTTTACTCGCTGTACTGATTTTCGGCAACGCCGAACGCATGACAGCAGGCTTTTACCTGGGTACGCTGGTCATCCTGGCGGCCGTGGTCGCTTACCCGCTCTGGAACAACCGTCCCAGAAAAGTAAAATCCCAACAGCCAACACCGCTTTAA
- a CDS encoding metal-dependent transcriptional regulator, with protein MQSFTEENYLKTIYYLATRQEGEVSTNALAEMTATKAASVTDMLRKLADKQLIHYKKYQGVRLTDEGERLALQIIRRHRLWEVFLVEKLGFGWDEVHDIAEELEHIRSDELVSRLDAFLGNPKFDPHGDPIPTPAGHMPQTGYRKLSDVVAGEGVRLMGVLEHSTEFLQHLDHSQLTLGCLVTVTEINAFDKSVLLQITGGRPVFVSHEVARNLLVN; from the coding sequence ATGCAGTCATTTACCGAAGAGAATTATCTAAAGACCATTTACTACCTCGCCACCCGTCAGGAAGGAGAGGTAAGCACGAATGCGTTGGCTGAAATGACCGCCACTAAAGCGGCTTCCGTGACTGACATGTTGCGCAAACTGGCGGATAAGCAACTGATTCATTACAAGAAGTACCAGGGTGTCCGGCTGACAGACGAAGGCGAACGGCTGGCGCTGCAAATTATCCGACGGCACCGGCTCTGGGAGGTTTTTCTGGTTGAGAAGCTAGGCTTCGGCTGGGATGAAGTGCACGACATCGCCGAAGAACTGGAACACATTCGCTCGGACGAACTGGTGAGCCGTCTGGATGCGTTTTTGGGTAACCCGAAGTTTGACCCGCACGGTGATCCGATTCCGACTCCGGCTGGACACATGCCCCAGACCGGTTACCGAAAATTGTCGGACGTGGTTGCGGGCGAGGGTGTCCGACTGATGGGTGTGCTCGAACATTCGACCGAGTTCTTGCAGCACCTCGATCATTCCCAACTGACGCTTGGCTGTCTGGTGACTGTGACGGAAATCAACGCCTTCGACAAATCGGTTTTACTTCAGATTACGGGTGGCCGACCGGTGTTTGTCAGTCACGAAGTTGCCCGAAATTTGTTAGTCAATTAA
- a CDS encoding Nramp family divalent metal transporter, translated as MEATNTPMKGWQRASTDNSLPDVHSSVHVPKNSGFFRTLMAYFGPGLMVAVGYMDPGNWATDIAGGAQFGYRLLSVVLISNLFAILLQHLSLKLGIVTGRDLAQACRDHYSRPVAVGLWVLAEIAIAATDLAEVIGSAIALNLLFGLPITVGILITALDVLLLLYLQNKGFQTIERIVASLIFLIIGCFGYELFVSRPAVGDVLSGLLPRTEIVTNPAMLYIAIGILGATVMPHNLYLHSSIVQTRDFGRDDEGRQTAIKFATIDSTVSLFLAFFINAAILILSAATFHFSGNQHVADITDAHRLLDPILGVKLAGILFAVALLASGQNSTLTGTLAGQIVMEGFLELRIKPWLRRLITRLVAIVPALIVAILYGEQGTSELLVFSQVVLSLQLSFAVFPLVSFTNDKLKMGRFVNPGWVKVVSWVVAVIIMGLNGYLLWDTLF; from the coding sequence ATGGAAGCAACAAATACACCCATGAAAGGATGGCAGCGAGCCAGTACAGACAATTCTCTGCCGGATGTTCATAGCTCCGTTCACGTTCCTAAAAACAGCGGTTTTTTCAGGACGTTGATGGCTTATTTCGGGCCGGGGCTCATGGTGGCGGTTGGTTATATGGACCCCGGTAACTGGGCAACCGATATTGCGGGGGGCGCTCAGTTCGGCTATCGGTTGCTGTCCGTTGTACTGATTTCAAATCTGTTTGCTATTCTGCTTCAACACCTTTCGCTCAAATTAGGCATTGTTACCGGACGAGATCTGGCGCAGGCGTGTCGGGATCACTATAGCCGTCCGGTTGCGGTTGGCTTATGGGTACTAGCCGAAATTGCCATTGCCGCTACCGATCTGGCCGAAGTAATTGGCTCTGCTATTGCCCTGAACCTGCTATTCGGCTTACCCATTACGGTCGGTATTCTTATAACGGCGCTTGACGTACTGCTGTTACTTTACTTGCAGAACAAAGGATTTCAGACGATCGAACGAATCGTGGCCAGCCTTATCTTCCTGATTATCGGATGCTTTGGTTATGAGTTGTTTGTGTCGCGACCTGCCGTCGGTGATGTGCTTAGTGGGTTACTTCCTCGTACAGAAATCGTTACCAATCCCGCCATGCTTTACATTGCGATTGGTATTCTGGGGGCTACGGTAATGCCGCATAACCTTTACCTGCATTCGAGCATTGTACAGACCCGCGACTTTGGCCGGGACGACGAAGGACGACAAACCGCTATCAAGTTTGCCACGATTGACTCGACCGTTTCGCTGTTCTTGGCGTTTTTCATTAATGCGGCTATTTTGATTTTATCGGCGGCAACGTTCCATTTTTCGGGAAACCAGCATGTTGCTGATATTACCGATGCGCATCGGCTGTTAGACCCCATCCTGGGCGTTAAACTGGCTGGTATCCTGTTTGCTGTAGCTTTGCTGGCGTCGGGTCAGAATTCGACGCTGACGGGTACCCTGGCCGGGCAGATCGTCATGGAAGGCTTTCTGGAGCTACGGATCAAACCTTGGTTACGTCGCCTTATTACGCGTCTAGTTGCTATCGTACCTGCTCTGATCGTCGCTATTCTGTACGGCGAGCAGGGAACTTCGGAACTCCTGGTATTCAGTCAGGTAGTTTTATCGCTTCAGTTAAGTTTTGCTGTATTCCCGCTGGTGTCGTTTACCAATGATAAGCTGAAAATGGGTCGTTTCGTAAATCCTGGCTGGGTAAAAGTCGTCTCCTGGGTCGTGGCCGTTATCATCATGGGGTTGAATGGATATTTGCTTTGGGATACCCTGTTTTAA
- a CDS encoding MBOAT family O-acyltransferase has translation MLFNSLQFLLFFIVVTLAYFSLKWQGRWILLLLASFYFYMVFKPAYVLILFATIVIDYIAGIWLEKTHGKARKWLLVVSLVTNIGILAFFKYLGFFTENISWLFEHLHMPEAADRAFNLGNRLFVRVLRFFGETGITSFKNNMSILPVGLSFHTFQAMSYTIEVYRGNQKAERHFGIYALYVMFYPQLVAGPIERPQNVLWQFHKQFSYDAENVKAGLMQMAFGFFKKVVIADRLAMLVDHAYGDPSAHNGLTLLAATFFYTIQIYCDFSGYSDIAIGAARVMGFTLMENFRTPYIAQSVSEFWRRWHISLSTWFRDYLYIPLGGNRKGEFRQYLNMMIVFLASGLWHGPNWTYVIWGGLNGFYQILAVLRDKLLARLGFSSTPPRMITSPASERQSDRSPVRVVVNVLITFVLIMLTWVFFRARSVGDAFLVLQRITTLSPSDHIDSPMNATEMWFSLFLIAFLLIKEYYYLYIPTRNTVRFAVLFVLITFVTYFFGVFSSNQFIYFQF, from the coding sequence ATGCTGTTTAATTCGCTTCAGTTTTTACTGTTTTTTATTGTTGTAACACTCGCTTACTTTAGTCTGAAGTGGCAGGGGCGCTGGATACTGCTGCTGCTGGCGAGTTTTTACTTCTACATGGTGTTTAAGCCAGCGTACGTGCTGATCTTATTCGCAACTATTGTTATTGACTACATTGCGGGGATCTGGCTCGAAAAAACGCACGGCAAAGCCCGTAAGTGGCTGCTCGTTGTGTCGTTGGTCACGAACATTGGCATTCTTGCTTTTTTTAAATACCTCGGCTTTTTTACCGAGAATATTTCCTGGCTGTTCGAGCATCTACATATGCCAGAAGCAGCTGACCGGGCTTTCAACCTGGGCAATCGACTTTTCGTGAGAGTGCTTCGTTTCTTTGGCGAAACAGGCATTACGTCGTTCAAAAACAACATGAGCATTCTTCCGGTTGGGCTCTCGTTCCATACGTTTCAAGCGATGAGCTATACCATCGAGGTGTATCGGGGTAATCAGAAAGCAGAACGGCACTTCGGAATATACGCTCTCTATGTCATGTTTTATCCGCAGTTGGTAGCCGGACCGATTGAACGACCGCAAAACGTGCTCTGGCAGTTTCACAAGCAATTCTCTTACGACGCGGAAAACGTAAAAGCCGGTTTGATGCAAATGGCGTTCGGCTTTTTTAAGAAAGTAGTGATTGCCGACCGCTTAGCGATGCTTGTTGATCATGCTTACGGCGATCCGTCGGCGCATAACGGACTGACGTTACTGGCCGCAACGTTTTTTTATACCATCCAGATATACTGCGACTTTTCGGGCTATTCCGATATTGCCATCGGGGCCGCGCGCGTGATGGGCTTTACGCTCATGGAAAACTTTCGGACGCCGTACATCGCCCAGTCCGTTTCGGAATTCTGGCGACGGTGGCACATTTCGCTATCGACCTGGTTTCGCGATTACCTGTATATTCCGCTTGGTGGCAACCGCAAAGGTGAGTTCCGGCAGTACCTGAACATGATGATCGTTTTTCTGGCGAGCGGTCTGTGGCACGGCCCTAACTGGACTTACGTGATCTGGGGTGGGCTGAACGGCTTTTATCAGATTCTGGCCGTTCTACGGGATAAATTGCTAGCTCGGCTCGGCTTCTCGTCAACGCCACCCCGAATGATCACCTCCCCCGCCAGTGAGCGCCAATCGGATCGATCACCTGTACGGGTCGTCGTCAACGTGCTGATCACCTTCGTACTGATTATGCTGACATGGGTGTTTTTCCGCGCCCGAAGCGTGGGTGACGCGTTTCTGGTTCTACAACGGATTACAACCCTATCGCCCAGCGATCACATCGACAGCCCTATGAATGCCACCGAAATGTGGTTTAGCCTGTTCCTGATTGCGTTCCTCCTCATCAAAGAGTATTACTACCTTTACATTCCGACACGCAACACCGTCCGGTTCGCAGTGCTGTTTGTCCTGATTACGTTTGTGACGTACTTCTTTGGTGTCTTCTCGTCCAATCAGTTTATTTACTTCCAGTTCTAA